In Miscanthus floridulus cultivar M001 chromosome 19, ASM1932011v1, whole genome shotgun sequence, the DNA window gcgaggccgaggccgccggtggagacaaaggcgaggacggcggtggagggcgtggcggctcAGCACTGCAGCCAACCAACGGGCAACAgcgcgagggcacggcggcgcggtgcgggctcgggcgagggagcggaggcagcggcgcggcgcgggctcggCCACCGGAGCAGCAGCGGCGTGGGCAGGCGGAGCAGCGGTGGCGTGGGTgggcgcgcgcggcgcggcgtggcgcgcgcgggcgtgggcgcgggcgcggcggtggagcggcgacggcgcgggcagAGATGGCTAGGGCGagatggggaagaagaagggTCGGCTGGTAGATAtttaggggctcggcgccagagtgactggcgccgagctcggcgccagtcactctggcgccgagcctctGGCAGACCAATTTCCCGTGCCTAGGatctcggcgccagtgaccgtggcgccgagctcggcgccagtcactctggcgccgagccaagggttcATTTCTGGAATTGTTTCCGCTAGGGGTccatttgagagaaactttcgaaaaaaaggccaaataataaaaaattcGGGTTTATTCCCTAGTACTAGCTTTCAATGAAAAGTGGTTTTAGAACAATCAGATTCGGTTTTTCTCTTCAGTCGTACTTCGGCGCCCGGCCCCTTACATGGAATCGTGCATTTGGAAAAGTTGGCCTTATATTTTCTCGTATTTCATCAGAAGTATAAGGTTCAAGGTCCTAACAGGACTAACATGATTGTTTAGACCCTATATTGCATGGACCCCAAAAATCAAGTCGCTggaattttagattttttttttcgatAACTGTAATGTTGATGATTCCAGATGTGAACTGTGCATGCGACAAACCTTGCCTTTTAGCCAACCACGTGGACTAAACTATAGCCtagcactggtagagaacagagctttactctcggtggggaaccccctctagtcttaGTTCCCTACCCGGGAGCAAacatccgggactaaagagggtcctttagtcccggtgggtaacatcaaccgggacttAAGGtgtctcctgacatgccacgatggccggcacctttagtcccggttggtaatacgaactggaactaaaggttttttttcttttttcttttcttttcatttttttgttttcttttcaaaataggttttcgaagtcgtattgtacgatgctaattatacatttatacgcgcgtatagtatgtttcggttcaagcacaatgaacgtattaaatcacacaattcaagcatagaaatatatatatatatatatgtatatatatatatatatgtgtgtatatatatatatatatgtgtatatatatatatatatatgtatatatatatatatatgtatatatatatatatatatatatatgcatgcatgcatgcttcatatatatatttacatgcatgcatgcatatgtgtattttacattatattatttcatgtgcatatattacaaaaagattgcattacagttgttgtgatataacaagttttctctcatcctctagcttggcttccatggcagtgttgggtcgaagtagaactcgcccttggaatcgatgacctgctcattaaaaaatccggctataaaCTCTTGAAttactttgatttggtcttgccgtatgaccttttcctccaaccatcgagtctacaggtttgaattaaaggaaaataaattaatatatgtacatatatatatatataaataaagacatagtaacacaatcaataataataattaaatgaatatatagtgtatttttaacgtacttttagtctctctgtaggagttctttaggagaccaccttgataaacttgcaaacatagtaaccatagtagttgttcccctgttcctgcctcagacaccactttacgagaaaaagatttatcatccaatctggtgatccggtgaaagctatatgtttaattaataaagatgatgcgatttaggagacttactttcaaagggattacattcagtggcgctttgcattttcccatatgttgcttctcaataaaggttttctaaacactgcccaataaaaaatttgccacgtcaacagatatagttaatcatcatgtttgtgtgtatatatagttgctaaagATACCGAAATTACAtttagataatatctatcatatcttggtagtcttgttgtggttttctcatcgagtcatagattatcaagtgacttttcaccagatcgatgtccatcaatatacagtaattgttgcatgtgtttataggatataacgcataacactcattaattaactagaatcaacatataagccattaaggatgatcgacattattaacactcacttgaagttgtagggaaagagtatatccttcttgtggtgttggttcactaagaagttcatgaggttactctctgactcagacttccaattagtctttggagtaactgggtctttgaatactatatggagatcaacaaaaccaatttcattgcagccttcctttctgaactctgtcattgtaaatctgcatatatagtacttgttaggataatttatatgcatatacacatatatgatgagtttaataatagatcgaaagaattattacttataggcaatagcagctaatgataactttgtccagagaggtcaggtggcatagttgatgaaattctgcaaagtcaacatacataacatcatcgccacggaaccaatgttcatctctaattctgacaccaacgcagaagtctccaccggtagacgcctgcatgtaccacttatttagcaggtacatttgcgtcccccagatcagataaggcttgagggttgtatagactctagcctagtacaaattttttcttccaaatatcaacctccgctgcactctcaatgtttccatcaccaaacatctggtaaaggccgagaccagtctcatcaataaattcaccaaggtgacccaaatcgatatccggaggtatgtttgcctgatgcattaatcctaaattcgaaccatattcattaccaacaactagtggggggactgattggtgcgcttgttgtccgagttgggcaactcctttccctgcccgcttctttttctgtgccgcctcaattgacttggtgagagtgcggtcatagtctgataacgttgatttggacggcttacgagattcccgctgttgttgctggtaagaagccaccctttttcttagaatatctggagctacgaagaagtacggtttctccgggtttctccttgcttcttgattctttttaagtttgtcatagaatctagacatatcttttttatatgcatcagttccttcttccttctctttagatattattttgggaatagcccttggtttcacgatgactttctttgccggtggggactggttcttcgtttgcggggctggcctcttgctaggcttcttggtaggcgggggtgggggaggtgttggagacctccttggaggtgttggcagcggcgttggagacctccttggaggtggcggctgtggcgttggagacctccttggagatggtgtggatgcagcctcgccttccaacacaatgtcatcgtacagagcactatgatgatctggtgattgaacaattggatttaggttgggggaggatctgctacaaaaaaaaggaatgacatattattatgagcagattgttaattatttaagccaatacaaattaatgatgtagtgttttcatccgcacgtacctatggtgaggtagttcaggaggaggtggagccaacatcctgggaatgatgatgtagcgcttgcgccatagaatgaatgtcttctctgcttctcctagagtctcctcgccatcacctctaggaatgtcaagtggcaaatcactaaaacctttttcagctttatgtaccaagatggtagcatatccttcttggattatattcccatgaatccttggtgtcttggttcagtcgataggattaacaagaccgatagccaccttgattgtggaattccccttcggaatgtgtagctcacacgctgtacaaggttcagtgacgtcatccacagggaagcgcagtcctgtgtccacttgatttggtatctccatggaagcgcaactgcttttcaactaaatagattggctaatgttgattcctcgctctgatgcctgcttgcttgcactcactgctatttgcacttgccttctgatttcctcctatattctcgcttcaaggtttttttcccgctcctatgcttcacgcaccgcttcctccaacatctggagccactgtgcctcttcttccttctttctctggcggcttctgtaggaaggtctgtcctgagggaatccatgctcccacgagacacttcctttgcctctagtttggccaccatgttcaatagtcccaatggcatatgtcagctcatccttctctctattgggcctgaacgcaccactagcagtagctctctgagcataaaacaatctttctgctgcttcttgcagtcttgcgccataatcgcacttccctgtctcctggtccagtgttctcccatgagcaaaaaaccaattctttgcatgttctccccactcgagtgattctggtgtgatacccttggaatgaaggtctgcttccattttgttccacttcttaatggcagtcgggtagccacctaatcctaagttatggtggtatgtcttctgttgggcattacgttggttctttatcacctgactcacaccctcttccgaagtcttgtactatacaaactcatcccaatagggcctctactttgagatcaggcctgggacagtaaaatctggtgctatgttcttcttgacatacgtcgtgtataggtgtttcttccaagtctaaaactgggtggccatcttcttcattgcccaatctctaactcgctccttcaattcatcaccatctattatatcatcataaccatctgtttggagcgtgaaatgtaccaagacatctttccaaattaacgtcttgtcacgatcggagacaaaactgatatgaggagcattggtcttcttcttccatttgcaggtactgatcgagagctggtcccatacaaggtaaccacagtggtgcacgaatttcattttattcgccccctcggttctcctgtatccacattgaattctgagatgatgaagcggccctccaatggctttttgggacctcgaacatttttactcttcgttgtagttgttgatgtcgatctagagggctacaaaacataaacattatttttaatgtcttgagcacacataagacatatgataatatatatggctaataataaaaaatatatacttggccaatatgttgttgctcattttgttcaagagctaagtactgactcccgtcatctgcatcctcttgcacgttatttttagcaccatcatcgccggcaacttgagtgctagtgttgatcaaattcatcatcaactcctcctcatccatgtctctcgggtcggccatctagcttcaaaaaacaaaaccaatatatagtacgtcaaatctttgcttacatgcataaaatcttccgccgtataaaccctaaaccctaaacgagtaggtttggacgggtgaaggttggtttgtatgataagaagaatcaggaagcgagtaggttttggcggtgatcccgcctgaaacaaaaggggggcgtcgctacacattaggttttattaaacggaaaatagcgagccttgcctgaaagaaagggggcatcgttgtgcgtcaagtttctgagaacaataaacgatgagcatcgcctaaaagaaaaggggggcgttgctgcaaaccaaagtgacaacaaaatcgcagtgcatcctgactcgtcgagtaaacagctccaaataatgtttacaatgattggaaccctcgaagaggttcacaacaacacgccaaatttacaacaaaACCACTTCAAGCACACTTTTCATAGACTAAGCTATATCCTTCATAGACTCAgctatatcatccacaaccacctgcaaaccaaccttcacccaccaaaaatgatcgaacgagggcagcgtaaccctaaaccctagggcgaacgagggcggcggtgctccaccgtataaaccctaaaccctagggcgaatgagggcggcggtgctctgccgtataaaccctagggcgaacgagggcagcggtgctccgccgtataaaccctagggcgaatgagggcggcgacactccgccgtatacatagaaacgtatggcgcttatacatagaaacacatggcgcttatagatggcgcgtatacactggaatttttttcgatatgttcctttggcgctttctttcttataatagttagcgcgacagagaataatgcccgtctgaacgccgtgtgcgacgtgccatgaaaattagctaagtatacatttgggtttgtgatcgatacacacatttgttgacgtACGTACGTATGCAAGTGACAACCAACAATGTTTCGCTACTGTATCAAAGCATGCACGTAGGAATAAAAGAAAATGTGAACAACATGTACGTACGGTTACCATGATCGTTGCCTAAAACATATGTACGTAgtgtttcatgcatggagatcGATGGTAGGATCAGAGCAAGCACAGCTAGCGTACCTCGGGCAGCCAGCAGTGTGGCCGCGCGTCTGGCCGGGGCGAGGGTACCGGCCAGCGGTGTGGCAGCGCGTCTGGCCGAGGCGAGGGTACCAGCGCAGTGTGGCCGCGCACGCGCGTCTAGCCGAGAGTACCGGCGGTGTGGCGCGCGCCTTGCGTCTGGCCGGGGCGGCCGGGCAGTAGCTGGCGCCACAAGGTCGTCAGCGCGTGGGGTGGCGTGGGGACCACAGACGTGCgtgaggcggtggcgacgaccgaCATTGGGTGGGGTGGCGGCGCGACATCCTTGGTGTGGCGGGCcgagtggcgtgggcgcagggggagaggaatcgatgaagaacgcaaggaagaagatggcactaGTATATATATGCGAtatccctttactcccggtgccatccccccaccgggagtaaaggtcctttactcccggtgcgtgttaccaaccgggagtaaaggtaaggtatacctttactcctggttggtaacacgcaccgggagtaaaggtttactcccggttggtaacaagcaccgggagtaaaggtttttttggcgggccacgaaactacaggccacctttactctcgggtgggcttccaacccaggagtaaaggtgggctgcagttttgtttcccgcgtgttttaagcaatagtcttgttaaatacaatagaaatgcaatagtttttgttaaatacatagtaaattaaataaaaggcataaaattattttgttaaaaatatggattttctttttctttattgcacataggaaaaatctataacctaactttttttatttttttgttacaattataaaacataatgtaactaatatttattattttgttaatgcaaaaatgtagtgtttaattaaaattattaaaactattggttttggacagaaaagttgttttcacatcattttaacgttaatattttaatttttcatcactcaatatcctaatttacctttttgagagagaaatcccaccaaatcaaacattgatttaatttgaaacatgacataataaacatctgaattcacaattattacataatatctcaaacacacactacattaaatcactatattaTCAAGTGGGCAcatcagtgaacttcttctttacgtatgtcccttggttatgatcgcgtcgtaaccatggagtgtcctcatcatttaccaagatgctagggtctttattCACTTTGAATGgcagaattcggtcatccttttcataatcttctgacatgtccgacttgtcctcaattcccatgatgactcttttccctgaaagaactatgtggcgctttggctctttggttgagtcattatcgtttttccctcttcttggtttggtagacatatcattgacatagaacacctgattcacatccttggcaaagacgaatggttcgtctttgtacccaatattactaaggtctactattgtcattccatactcgttatctactgttaccccacctctggtcaccttgacccattggcacttgaacaatgggatcttcaaagtaggtgcatattctagttcccatatttcatctatgcgtccataatatgtctgcttattcccattcgggtctgtggcatctatgcggacaccactattttggttggtactccttttatcttgggctactgtatagaatatgttcccatttatctcgtaccctttgtatgtgacgatatgccatgatggttgcatagccaataaatacagttgctcatggatgctctcatcaccttgacatttttttcgcaaccaaccgccaaaagtttccatgtgcttacgcgtaatccaagcttcaatcttccctggaaactcaggtcataagagatccttgtgtgtctcaatatacggatctaccaaagaggagttctgtagaactgtgtagtgcgctttattgaaataatcatcatccgtaccaatatatgttttcctccctagtgtcccctttccgcttagtctcccctcatgtctcaatTCAGGAataccaatcgagtcaaggtcaggaataaagtcaacacagaactcaatgacctcttctgttccatagcccttggcgatgcttccttctaggcgagcatggttatgaacatatttctttaggactcccatgaatctctctaaggggaacatgttgtgtaggaacacaggaccaagaatgaaaatctccttgactaggtgaactaggaggtgtgtcatgatatcaaagaaggaaggagggaacaccaactcaaagctgacgagacattgaaccacatcattctgtagtttagctagatcagttggatcaattgccttccgagaaattgcattaaggaatgcacatagcttcacggtggctagacatacatttagaggtagaattcctcttaatgcaactagaagtaattacgtcatgagaacgtgacagtcatgggactttaagttacagaatttcttctctggcatatttataataccctttatatttgaggagaatccagatggtaccttgatgttgtttaagcattcaaacatgatttccttctcctctttgcttagagtgtagctggcaggatgtaagtaatggcgtccatcatctgtcttctctggatgcaggttgtctctttctctcaaacaacgcaggtcctatcgtgcttcaaatgtgtccttaggctttctatacacacccatgaagcctagcaggttcacacaaagattctttgtcaagtgcatcacgtcgatcgagctacggacctctaggacttgccaatagggtaggtcccaaaatatggacttcttcttccacatgggtgcatgaccattagcgtcgttcggaacaggttggctgccatgtccttttccaaagatgactttcacatcattgaccatatcgagtacatcctcaccggtttggtTGTGAGGCTTGGTTAGGTGGTCCGCctttcctttaaaatgcttgcctttctttcttacggggtgatttgcaggaagaaatcgacgatgaccaaggtacacgacctttcgacattttttcaagaatacacctctaatatcaccgaagtggtgt includes these proteins:
- the LOC136525842 gene encoding uncharacterized protein; this translates as MPAVEGARRGEAEAAGGDKGEDGGGGRGGSALQPTNGQQREGTAARCGLGRGSGGSGAARARPPEQQRRGQAEQRWRGWARAARRGARGRGRGRGGGAATARAEMARARWGRRRVGW